From the genome of Leptolyngbya iicbica LK, one region includes:
- a CDS encoding efflux RND transporter periplasmic adaptor subunit produces MVSPSRTLPSAPATPDRPSHSPATPRWRRYRWGLVPGAIALLVGGIALYRIVGPTDAPPELTAALPVEAVTVDAVSEYTTQREYTGELVAGRSSQLGFERPGTVVTVLVDEGDRVVAGQPLARLDIRTLAAQRQQLAAQQAAAQAQLQELEVGPRQEDIATAQATVAEIEQQLALATLQRDRRADLHARGAISREELDREVFNTSALESRLAQAQSQLRELQNGTRIEQLAAQTAQVDQAAASLRQVEVDLDKSVLRAPFDGVVSARSVDEGGVVAGGQTVLSLVEAGPLEAKVGVPPAVADTLREGETVTVTVSDRPYSATITALLPELDATSRTVTVVLQVAAADLTVGQTVRLRLTATQPTEGIWLPTTALVPSERGLWSVYVLTEPETESPDEATDVYSVSRRDVEVVHTEGDRALVRGTLQPGEPTITSGAHRMVPGQLVQWAP; encoded by the coding sequence ATGGTGTCGCCGTCCAGAACGCTACCGTCCGCCCCTGCCACCCCCGATCGCCCGTCCCATTCCCCGGCGACACCCCGCTGGCGGCGCTATCGCTGGGGCTTAGTCCCTGGAGCGATCGCCCTGCTTGTCGGGGGCATTGCCCTTTACCGCATCGTCGGGCCAACGGATGCGCCCCCGGAGTTGACGGCGGCCCTCCCCGTCGAGGCCGTCACCGTCGATGCCGTGAGCGAGTACACCACCCAGCGCGAATACACCGGCGAACTCGTCGCGGGCCGCAGCAGCCAGCTTGGGTTTGAGCGGCCCGGCACCGTCGTGACCGTCTTAGTGGATGAGGGCGATCGCGTCGTCGCCGGACAACCCCTGGCGCGGCTCGACATTCGCACGTTGGCAGCGCAGCGGCAGCAGCTCGCCGCCCAACAAGCCGCCGCCCAGGCCCAACTGCAGGAATTAGAGGTCGGGCCGCGTCAGGAAGACATTGCCACCGCCCAGGCCACCGTCGCCGAAATTGAGCAGCAGTTGGCGTTGGCCACGTTGCAGCGCGATCGCCGCGCAGACCTCCATGCCCGAGGCGCGATTTCCCGCGAAGAGTTAGATCGCGAAGTCTTCAACACCAGTGCTCTGGAAAGCCGCCTCGCCCAAGCCCAGAGCCAGCTCCGCGAACTGCAAAACGGCACCCGTATTGAACAGTTAGCGGCGCAAACTGCCCAGGTGGATCAGGCCGCCGCCAGCCTGCGCCAAGTGGAAGTGGATCTCGACAAAAGCGTATTGCGCGCGCCCTTTGATGGCGTCGTCAGCGCCCGCTCCGTCGATGAAGGGGGAGTGGTCGCGGGTGGTCAAACCGTTTTGAGCCTGGTGGAAGCAGGACCGCTGGAAGCCAAGGTCGGCGTGCCGCCTGCCGTGGCCGACACCCTGCGCGAGGGGGAAACCGTGACGGTCACCGTCAGCGATCGCCCCTATTCCGCCACCATTACCGCCCTGCTGCCAGAACTCGATGCCACCAGCCGCACGGTTACCGTCGTGCTGCAAGTCGCCGCCGCTGACCTCACCGTGGGACAAACGGTGCGGCTGCGCCTGACGGCCACCCAACCCACTGAGGGCATTTGGCTGCCGACGACGGCCCTGGTGCCCAGTGAGCGCGGGCTCTGGTCGGTCTACGTGCTGACAGAGCCGGAAACCGAGTCACCGGACGAGGCCACCGATGTTTACAGCGTCAGTCGGCGCGATGTGGAAGTCGTCCATACCGAGGGCGATCGCGCCCTGGTGCGCGGCACGTTGCAGCCAGGGGAACCCACCATCACCTCGGGTGCCCACCGCATGGTGCCAGGACAGCTCGTGCAGTGGGCGCCTTAA
- a CDS encoding dienelactone hydrolase family protein — MLRKFALFCLAVAAIVGFTTLNAQAQIVGESVVYEIEGQPFEGYFASNPGFGDEQPVVLLIHDWNGIGDYEQRRVEMLAERGYAAFAADLYGQGNRPSNVEESQAESGKLYSDRATMRQRLMAGLETAQSMAGVDPERVVAIGYCFGGAAVLEMARAGADIDGFVSFHGGLATPEGQDYSDAQAPILILHGGNDPVAPMSEVAALADELNAANVPYDMEIYGGVLHSFTVWGADGGSSRYDPHADTQSWDALLSFLTRQVG; from the coding sequence GTGTTGAGGAAATTTGCACTCTTTTGTTTAGCGGTGGCGGCGATCGTTGGCTTCACCACGCTGAATGCCCAGGCCCAGATCGTCGGCGAGTCCGTCGTTTATGAAATCGAGGGCCAACCCTTTGAGGGCTACTTTGCCAGTAATCCCGGCTTTGGCGATGAGCAGCCCGTGGTGCTGCTGATCCACGATTGGAATGGCATTGGCGATTATGAGCAGCGCCGGGTGGAGATGCTGGCTGAGCGGGGGTACGCGGCTTTCGCGGCGGACCTCTACGGTCAGGGCAATCGCCCCAGCAATGTAGAAGAATCTCAGGCGGAGAGCGGCAAGCTGTATAGCGATCGCGCCACCATGCGCCAACGGCTGATGGCCGGTCTCGAAACCGCCCAATCGATGGCGGGCGTTGATCCGGAGCGAGTGGTCGCCATCGGCTATTGCTTCGGCGGGGCGGCTGTCCTCGAAATGGCTCGCGCGGGCGCTGACATTGATGGCTTTGTCAGTTTCCACGGTGGGTTAGCGACGCCGGAAGGTCAGGATTACAGTGACGCCCAAGCGCCGATTTTGATTTTGCACGGGGGCAACGACCCGGTCGCCCCGATGTCGGAAGTCGCGGCGTTAGCCGATGAACTCAACGCGGCCAACGTACCCTACGACATGGAAATCTACGGCGGCGTGCTGCACTCCTTTACCGTCTGGGGGGCAGACGGCGGCTCTTCCCGTTATGATCCCCACGCTGATACCCAGTCTTGGGATGCTCTGCTGAGTTTCCTGACTCGCCAAGTGGGATAA
- a CDS encoding HEPN domain-containing protein: MDSHFNFEFGLLFTDVSTEMHAKEHSFGDYILRPSTVDEINKAMPYLQMWSQRRGMGSWPVQCHPEWRLQDGRFMSLVFTGQEPSRIFMPSINLAFAISDSEMRVGYFLDSEGGIYQPFHKFLGFGVQNDLGAIFPSRPATQTGDLADLEDILSHFQTKSIDKFVLGSLELFYSLDRLPDHEPIKVLGYFTVLESLLSHAPADNDRADSIRRQLERNLILLDNRLKPIGQSLGFEDFGGIGPRKLMGKLYSYRSEIAHGSLSDSSIETLQKLRNDIDDLWFHNWLRRLVRKVLYATIREPELVRDLK; encoded by the coding sequence ATGGATAGCCACTTTAATTTCGAATTCGGCCTCTTGTTTACAGATGTATCGACTGAGATGCATGCCAAGGAACATTCCTTCGGTGACTACATTTTGCGCCCGTCCACAGTTGACGAAATCAACAAGGCAATGCCGTACCTTCAGATGTGGTCACAGCGTCGAGGTATGGGCTCATGGCCCGTGCAATGTCATCCTGAGTGGCGATTGCAAGATGGTCGGTTTATGTCCCTCGTTTTTACTGGACAAGAGCCATCACGGATTTTCATGCCATCAATAAACTTGGCTTTTGCCATTTCAGACTCAGAAATGCGAGTTGGATACTTTCTTGACAGTGAAGGCGGGATATATCAGCCATTTCACAAGTTCTTGGGCTTTGGTGTTCAAAACGACCTTGGTGCGATATTTCCTTCGCGACCTGCTACGCAAACAGGTGACTTAGCTGATTTGGAGGATATATTGTCTCACTTTCAAACAAAATCGATAGACAAATTTGTGCTTGGCTCACTTGAACTTTTTTATTCTCTCGACCGTTTACCAGACCATGAGCCGATCAAAGTACTTGGTTACTTTACAGTCCTAGAATCTCTTCTTTCGCACGCGCCCGCAGACAACGATCGCGCAGATTCAATACGTCGTCAGCTAGAACGGAATCTCATACTGCTCGACAACCGTTTGAAGCCTATTGGTCAATCGCTAGGATTTGAAGACTTTGGTGGTATCGGGCCAAGGAAACTGATGGGGAAACTATACTCTTACCGCAGTGAGATTGCGCATGGTAGCCTGTCGGATTCATCCATTGAAACATTGCAAAAACTTCGGAATGATATTGATGATTTATGGTTCCACAACTGGCTGCGTAGGCTTGTCCGAAAAGTGCTTTATGCGACGATTCGCGAACCGGAGTTGGTACGTGATCTGAAATGA
- a CDS encoding GUN4 domain-containing protein: MERILLAVLITGLAIAGEPIHGRAQSPSPDLSPANPRYDIYLNYPDGLRFIYPAGYQVDGATQYTPPSPEAALQVSLDLWKVADYSPFGMMYNATAPTEPPPHISIDIWQNPAGRPLSDWMELATAPGTVTTVAGQGAIAYTATGLYESDVVLFTQANGDVVKLQVEYSDANDPMRQHFQTVVESLTFDTTTSAVIEVDYRRLQDTLRDGDWQAANLETIAILMRLASSYDYTYPHIETDDIADLPCADLQTINTLWSRYSEGRYGLTAQQAIWRSLPTSDPSQRAEQYGDQLGWRLTEPPTADFLSNSLWRSDTELLYTAVAPVGQFPWPGVPSLTTDRMLQNSGPACGSCSVDAMYIQSDRWPDFLNAFMTRVDDCLCAGDTTAPKTL, translated from the coding sequence ATGGAACGCATACTATTAGCGGTTTTGATTACCGGTTTAGCGATCGCGGGTGAACCGATTCACGGCAGGGCGCAGTCCCCCTCGCCCGACCTGTCCCCCGCCAATCCCCGCTACGACATTTATCTCAATTATCCCGATGGCCTGCGGTTTATCTATCCCGCAGGGTATCAAGTCGATGGCGCCACCCAATACACCCCGCCCTCACCAGAAGCCGCCCTGCAAGTCAGCCTCGACCTGTGGAAAGTCGCAGACTACTCCCCCTTTGGCATGATGTACAACGCGACCGCCCCGACCGAACCGCCGCCCCACATCAGCATTGACATTTGGCAAAATCCGGCGGGTCGGCCCCTGAGCGATTGGATGGAACTCGCCACCGCTCCCGGCACGGTGACCACGGTCGCGGGTCAGGGCGCGATCGCCTATACCGCCACCGGCCTGTACGAATCGGACGTAGTGCTCTTCACTCAGGCCAACGGCGACGTGGTAAAGCTGCAAGTCGAGTACAGCGACGCCAATGACCCCATGCGACAACACTTTCAAACCGTGGTCGAAAGTCTGACCTTTGACACCACCACTAGCGCAGTCATCGAGGTCGATTATCGACGGTTGCAAGACACCTTGAGAGACGGCGATTGGCAGGCCGCCAACCTGGAAACCATCGCGATTTTGATGCGCCTGGCGTCTAGCTACGACTACACCTATCCCCACATCGAAACTGACGATATCGCCGACCTGCCCTGTGCTGACCTGCAAACCATCAACACCCTCTGGAGTCGATATAGCGAGGGGCGCTATGGGCTGACGGCGCAGCAGGCCATCTGGCGATCGCTGCCCACCTCTGACCCCAGCCAACGAGCGGAACAGTACGGCGACCAACTGGGCTGGCGACTGACCGAACCCCCGACAGCGGATTTTTTGAGCAATTCTCTCTGGCGGTCTGACACCGAATTGCTCTATACCGCCGTTGCCCCAGTCGGTCAGTTTCCCTGGCCCGGCGTGCCCTCGCTCACCACCGATCGCATGCTCCAAAACAGCGGCCCGGCCTGCGGTAGCTGTAGCGTCGATGCCATGTACATTCAGAGCGATCGCTGGCCCGACTTTCTCAA
- a CDS encoding GNAT family N-acetyltransferase has translation MINVSERRDIDIEQILPIYEANGWSSAQKPQALHQALINSHGLVSAWEGDRLVGIGNAISDGFLVVYYPHLLVHPDYQGQGIGQRIMARLKQRYADMHMHMLVADGEAIAFYEKCGFTRAGNTEPMWIYSGSDH, from the coding sequence ATGATTAACGTTTCAGAGCGCCGCGATATCGACATTGAGCAAATTTTGCCAATTTATGAGGCCAACGGCTGGTCGTCTGCCCAAAAGCCCCAAGCTTTGCACCAAGCTCTCATCAATTCTCACGGGCTCGTTTCCGCCTGGGAGGGCGATCGCCTGGTGGGTATCGGCAACGCGATTTCCGATGGGTTTTTAGTCGTTTACTATCCCCATCTGTTGGTGCATCCCGACTATCAAGGGCAGGGCATCGGCCAACGCATCATGGCACGGCTGAAGCAGCGATACGCCGATATGCACATGCACATGCTGGTCGCCGATGGTGAGGCGATCGCCTTTTACGAAAAATGTGGCTTTACCCGAGCAGGCAACACGGAGCCGATGTGGATTTACAGCGGCAGTGACCACTGA
- a CDS encoding PadR family transcriptional regulator produces the protein MALVHTILTVLCEHPASGYDLSKQFEETVSCYWKASQQQIYRELGKMEEKGWVSFELVPQAGKPDKKIYAITDAGTQELRRWYQEPTEPTPIREDLLVKVLGGAHLPNDRLIQELQRRRQMHQAQLTSYQEKEGWYQSHPNPPRQEQYRYLTLRRGIRYEQDWIDWCDEVLTFLKQNTNEV, from the coding sequence ATGGCCCTTGTTCACACCATTCTGACCGTGCTCTGCGAGCATCCGGCGAGCGGCTACGACCTCAGCAAGCAGTTTGAGGAAACGGTGAGCTGCTATTGGAAAGCGAGCCAACAGCAGATCTATCGGGAACTCGGAAAAATGGAGGAGAAGGGCTGGGTGTCGTTTGAGCTGGTGCCCCAGGCGGGCAAGCCGGACAAAAAGATCTACGCCATTACCGACGCGGGTACGCAAGAGTTGCGCCGCTGGTATCAAGAACCGACGGAGCCGACCCCCATTCGCGAAGATTTGCTGGTGAAGGTGTTAGGCGGTGCCCACTTGCCGAACGATCGCTTAATTCAGGAGTTGCAGCGGCGGCGGCAAATGCATCAGGCCCAACTCACGTCTTATCAGGAGAAGGAGGGTTGGTATCAGAGTCATCCCAATCCTCCTCGGCAGGAACAATATCGCTACCTCACCCTGCGGCGCGGCATTCGCTATGAGCAAGACTGGATCGATTGGTGCGATGAAGTGCTGACGTTTCTGAAGCAGAACACTAATGAAGTTTGA
- a CDS encoding inositol monophosphatase family protein: MQAFWDQILDFSQTITTEVGAKLLAAFGGAHAEEKSDGSLVTEFDKWSDERLRTAIHDAFPDHGVLSEETTHVFPDTDWCWIIDPIDGTTNFTQGIPLWAVSLGLLYRGTPVFGYIYLPTLNQRFHGYWPGTSGLDLPIGAFLNDKPIQVRPDDPGKNQFFSLCARSTDVLKQSFPCKVRMLGVATYNLLIVAAGYAIGAVEATPKVWDIAGIWPIVHAAGATWISLDDKPPFPLTVGENYEKRPFPTLLLNRADLVEQFRPLVQVVVGDRSSKR; the protein is encoded by the coding sequence ATGCAGGCATTTTGGGATCAGATTCTCGACTTTTCGCAAACCATCACAACTGAAGTGGGCGCGAAGCTACTGGCGGCATTCGGCGGTGCCCACGCGGAAGAAAAGTCGGACGGGAGTCTCGTCACGGAGTTTGATAAATGGTCAGACGAGCGGCTGCGCACGGCAATCCACGACGCCTTTCCTGACCATGGGGTGTTGAGTGAAGAGACGACCCATGTGTTCCCAGACACCGACTGGTGTTGGATTATTGACCCCATTGACGGCACCACCAACTTCACCCAGGGCATTCCCCTCTGGGCGGTGTCGTTGGGATTGCTCTATCGCGGCACGCCAGTCTTCGGCTACATCTACCTGCCCACACTGAACCAACGGTTTCACGGTTATTGGCCCGGAACGAGCGGCCTTGACCTGCCCATTGGGGCGTTTCTCAATGACAAGCCAATTCAGGTGCGGCCTGATGATCCGGGCAAAAATCAATTCTTCAGTCTGTGTGCCCGCAGCACCGACGTGCTGAAGCAGTCCTTTCCCTGCAAGGTGCGGATGCTGGGGGTGGCGACTTACAATCTGCTGATTGTGGCGGCGGGCTATGCGATCGGCGCAGTGGAAGCGACGCCCAAAGTCTGGGATATTGCGGGAATTTGGCCCATTGTCCATGCTGCCGGAGCGACCTGGATTTCCCTCGACGACAAACCACCCTTTCCCCTCACCGTCGGCGAGAACTACGAAAAGCGTCCGTTCCCCACGCTGCTGCTGAACCGAGCCGATCTGGTCGAGCAGTTTCGTCCCCTGGTGCAGGTGGTGGTGGGCGATCGCTCAAGCAAACGCTGA
- a CDS encoding type 1 glutamine amidotransferase domain-containing protein, with the protein MRIVMVLTSHSELGDTGEKTGFWLEEFAAPYYTFVDAGAEVVIAAPEPGHPPIDPRSSEPENLTDATHRLKHDVAAKSKLANPITLDQVNVREADALFFPGGHGPMWDLANSDAAAKLVEEFYAQNKVIGAVCHGPAAFVKAQTPEGTSILQGKQLTGFTNAEERAVQLDQVVPFELETRLRELGGEFSQADVFQPHVVTDGLLVTGQNPPSSASTAQAIVKLLSRVPA; encoded by the coding sequence ATGCGCATAGTCATGGTATTGACCTCCCACAGTGAGCTAGGCGACACGGGCGAAAAGACGGGCTTTTGGCTAGAAGAGTTTGCCGCGCCCTACTACACCTTTGTCGATGCGGGAGCCGAGGTGGTCATTGCAGCGCCCGAACCTGGTCATCCCCCCATTGATCCCCGCAGCAGCGAACCCGAGAATCTGACAGACGCGACCCATCGCCTCAAGCATGATGTCGCGGCTAAGTCGAAGCTCGCCAATCCGATCACCCTGGATCAGGTCAATGTGCGGGAAGCCGATGCTTTGTTTTTTCCCGGTGGCCACGGCCCCATGTGGGATCTCGCCAATAGCGACGCCGCCGCCAAGTTAGTGGAAGAATTTTACGCTCAGAACAAAGTGATTGGGGCTGTGTGTCACGGGCCAGCCGCCTTCGTGAAGGCACAGACTCCCGAAGGTACGTCCATTCTGCAAGGCAAACAACTGACCGGCTTTACCAATGCCGAAGAGCGAGCCGTACAGCTTGATCAGGTGGTGCCCTTTGAGCTGGAAACGCGACTGCGGGAACTGGGTGGCGAGTTTAGCCAGGCCGATGTCTTTCAGCCCCATGTGGTGACGGATGGATTGTTGGTGACCGGGCAAAATCCGCCCTCCTCGGCGTCTACTGCCCAGGCGATTGTGAAGTTACTCAGTCGGGTGCCTGCGTAA
- a CDS encoding BCD family MFS transporter, which yields MATSDLPHSPDLSTTASPPRINLFTMFRLGLFQMGLGLLSLLTLGILNQVLISELQIPAVLAGGAIAMYQFVSPARVWMGQMSDSKPIRGYHRTGYVWLGMCLQAICLFLAIQVVWQLGASAASGWTPVTTAWMTLLAGMFALYGLCIATSSTPFAALLVDVSDEDNRSQLVGIVWAMLMVGIVAGAIVGEVLLENLAAEDLQSAITRLFIIFPLSVVALGIIATFGIEKKYSRYATRSSLAGREDQVTLRQAIAVLTASKQTAFFFVFLLVMTISLFLQQPVLEPYAREVFGLSIGESAGLNQFWGYGILVGIGLSGFLIVPRLGKQRTAMLGCLFSAVCFVLVILSGVTANPTTLRSAVMLFGLASGILTNSAVSLMLDFTAAETAGTFIGAWGLSQAMAQASATVLGGALLDTGRQLFPSTFLAFALVFACQAVGMVIAFGLLTRINVQQFKTESGKAIATLMEMDLD from the coding sequence ATGGCTACTAGCGATCTTCCCCATTCCCCCGACCTTTCAACCACGGCCTCGCCGCCGCGTATCAACCTGTTCACCATGTTTCGGTTGGGCTTGTTCCAGATGGGATTGGGGCTATTGTCCCTGCTGACCCTCGGCATTTTGAACCAGGTGTTGATTTCAGAATTGCAGATTCCGGCGGTGCTGGCGGGGGGCGCGATCGCCATGTATCAGTTCGTGTCTCCCGCCCGGGTGTGGATGGGCCAAATGTCCGACTCCAAACCGATTCGCGGCTATCACCGCACGGGCTATGTGTGGCTGGGCATGTGTTTGCAGGCGATTTGTTTGTTCCTGGCGATTCAGGTGGTGTGGCAGTTGGGGGCCAGTGCTGCGAGTGGCTGGACACCCGTCACCACCGCCTGGATGACGCTGCTGGCGGGCATGTTTGCCCTGTATGGGCTGTGCATTGCCACCAGTTCGACGCCCTTTGCCGCGCTGCTGGTGGATGTGTCGGACGAAGACAACCGCTCGCAACTGGTGGGCATTGTCTGGGCCATGCTGATGGTGGGCATTGTCGCGGGGGCGATCGTCGGCGAGGTGCTGCTCGAAAACCTGGCCGCCGAAGACCTGCAATCGGCGATCACGCGACTGTTCATTATTTTTCCGCTGTCGGTGGTGGCGCTGGGCATCATCGCGACCTTCGGCATTGAAAAAAAATATTCTCGCTACGCGACGCGATCATCCCTGGCGGGCCGCGAGGATCAGGTAACGCTGCGGCAGGCGATCGCGGTCCTGACGGCATCCAAGCAAACGGCTTTTTTCTTCGTGTTTTTGCTGGTGATGACCATCAGCCTGTTTTTGCAGCAGCCCGTGCTGGAACCCTATGCCCGCGAGGTCTTTGGCCTCAGCATTGGCGAAAGTGCCGGGTTGAACCAGTTTTGGGGCTACGGCATTTTGGTGGGCATCGGCCTGTCGGGCTTTCTGATTGTGCCGCGACTGGGCAAACAACGCACCGCCATGCTGGGCTGCTTGTTCTCAGCCGTGTGCTTTGTTCTGGTGATCTTGTCCGGGGTGACGGCCAATCCGACCACGTTGCGCAGTGCGGTGATGCTGTTTGGCCTGGCCTCCGGCATTCTCACCAACAGCGCCGTGAGCCTGATGCTGGACTTTACTGCCGCTGAAACTGCGGGCACGTTTATCGGTGCCTGGGGACTGTCACAGGCCATGGCTCAAGCCAGCGCGACCGTGCTTGGCGGGGCGCTGTTGGATACGGGGCGGCAACTCTTTCCCAGTACCTTTTTGGCGTTTGCCCTAGTGTTTGCCTGTCAGGCCGTGGGCATGGTCATCGCGTTTGGCTTGCTGACGCGCATCAACGTGCAGCAGTTCAAAACGGAATCGGGGAAGGCGATCGCCACCCTCATGGAAATGGACTTGGACTAG